The DNA region AGCCATACATGtacaaaaaagaatacatatatatgattccACGTGTATTAAGTTCCAGAAGCAAAATTAATGTGTGATGGGAGTGGTTATCTCTGACTGatgtgcttctgtgtgtgtgtgtgtgagtgtcaAGGAGAAAGGGGTGGTACTGACAGGCAATAGACAAGAAGGAAATTTCTAGAATGATGGAAACGTTCGGCATCTTGACATAGCTACAAGCGCATAGATTGTAAAACTTTATCCAACTGTGCTCTTAGAGATTGCATCTTACCACATGTAACTTAAATcccaataaaaatgttaaaatttaaagaaacgaaaggaggggtgcctgggtggctcagtcggttgcgcgtccgacttcagctcaggtaatgatctcacggtctgtgagctcaagccccgcatcaggctctgtgctaacagctcagagcctggagcctgcctcagattctgtgtctccctctctctctgcccctcccctgctcatgctctgtctcaaaaataagtaaaaatattaaaaaaaaaaaaaaaggagatattaaTCCTTTCTTACCCACTCATGAAGTCCCCAAAGATGTAGAGGCCATTGAGATTTGGGGATTCACACCCACGGTAGACATATCCTCCGGTGACTGACTTCCCCACTGCATGGCCATAAGCATAGATGGGCAGAATGTCATCTGTCCAGGAACAAAGACAACGTCGTGGCTGACACTTGATAACTTCGAGGAATAAGTTGGGGCTTTCTAATAAGTTGCCTGACTGAGTGGAGAACACTTTATCTCTTGGTCTTTGGTAAGGCCAAGagaatcacatttatttttctcaacagACCAGCCAAGAGATTGGTGAGCTTCCCATGTGACTGGTCTCTGCATGCAGAGAGGAAGTCGAAAATTCCCCCACCTATGAGGCAGTGATCAGGTAATCGACACACCTAAGTTTATCCCCTAGGTTAACATGGCAGATACTCAGGTTTAAGGATTTGAAAAACTTGTCTGTAAAGGGTCTGTAAGACTCCTTTGTAACCTAGAGggacaaaaaaagattaaacactGGTGAAGCACACCTTGATTATTGATGTTTAGGGATTGTATATGGAATATAGCACCTGAATGTATCTGGAAGGTCATTTCAGTGGGCTATTCCAAttgggaaataaattaaaaacatacagcCACCAATTTGCCTCTGTGAGTGGTTCTCAAGATAGTATGCCTGAGAATCATGtgggtaatttatttaaaatctcgATTCCCAGGTCAATCCCGCTCCTTCAATCCACCCAAGATTCAAATGCGTTAGCTTAACAAACATCCAACATGCTCCTGGCCAACACTACATCCTGCAAGACAGAAACAAAGGCATCTGAATGACCCCCCCCGGTACAGCACATTCTCAGGTTCTATTCCCCCACCTCCACGTCCAGCCGCCCCAATTCATTCAAGAAATCACCCACAAGCTTCTCACCCAAAGAGGCATTGTGACAAAGTTTTCGGTCATAACATTCAAACCCTTCCTTTGCCCTCCAGCCATAGTTTCCGCCTTTCACAATGAGGTCAACTTCTTCAAACCTATTCTGTCCCACGTCCCCACAGAACATCCGGCCTCGGCCCCGGCGTGTGACGGGGTCCCCTCGGTCCACGGCACAGCGCCACATGTTTCGGACCCCGTAGGCATAGACAGCAGGGTGGGCCCCTGGCTCAGCAACAAACGGATTGTCGCGGGGGACTCGATACCGCCTGCCATCAGAGCCTGCCCCGTTCACGTCGATCCTTAACACTTTCCCCAGCAGGGAACTTCTGAAAGAAAGAGGGCCGGGAAATAGGCGCAGAGTAAGTACCCGGAAACCGGACTGCTGGATCATCCGCTGGTATTATTTGTAATGtgtttgaagaatctccatagttttccacagtagctgcactaTTTTCCATTCCCAACAACAGTATGCAAAGTTTTCCACGTCTTCAGCAACACCTGCTGTCTTTTGGAAGGGCGGGGGTAATAGTCATccggtggttttgatttgcatttccctgatgatttgtgacattgagcatcttttcaaatacCAGTCGAACATTTGTTTACAAGaggagaaagttctagagatctgatGTACAACATTGTCCCTAcaattaacaatattgtatttacacttaaaacaatttttaggggtgtctgggtggctcagttggctaggcgtctgacttcagcttgggtcatatttcacggttcatgactttgagcctaacatcaggctctctgctgtcagtgtggaacccacttcagatccctgttccctgctccctctgtccctcccctgctcattctctctctctctctctctctcaataataaacattaaaaaaataaaataaaaattttcgtTACAGTTAAAATCTTTTACGAGGGTAGATTTTGTGTTAAGTATTCAAactttcaaactaaataaaataataaaatagaaaataaggtaaaataaaatggcacaggGCCAGAGATCACCCGGGGGTACCTACTGATAGTCGATGCCAAACAACTGCTAGGAGTCACATGGGgagacatgattttatatacacacatgatattatatgtgtatgtgcatgaactgattatatgtgtgtgtatacacacacacacacacacacacacacacatatatatatacagtcatGTCtatatgatatatgtgtatatgcaaaATGTTAAGAGTTGACAGGTTTGGGCTCACAGAGAACCACTAGGCAAAAGTTTGATGTGATCCTGGCCCATGTAACCCAGAGCAAGCAAGCagtagtttccatttttaaaatgttttcgaTGGAATGGTTTCTCTCAGGTTTGGCTTAAcactatggattttttttttaagtttatttatttagaaatagagacagtgccagtgggggaggggcagagagagagggagggagagaatcccaagcaggctccacactgccagcaccgagcccgatgtggggctcgaacccacgaagtcgtgagatcatgacagtggggccaaaatcaagagtcagacgcctgactgagccacccaggtgcccctgaattttttttttaagatgaaaccTTCACGAATTTGCACTCATCCTTGCCCAGGCGCCATGCTAACCTTCTCTATAGTTCAATGTACGTGCTGCCGACATAGGCACTAATAGCATGAATTCCTAAAAGGGGCTGTTCTGTTCTTCCTCATATAGCACTGTGGTCATAGAAAGAGCTTTTAGAGTGGCTCTGAGGGCAACTGTGGTCTCTGGGACTCCGTTTCCACATTTGTAAAGCAGGGAAAAGAAACACTAGCTTGCAGTGTTGGTTATAATGTAAGGGTTAAGGGAGGTATCTTGCATGGAGCATGTAAGGCAATTCCCCACACGCGGTAAAGGCATTTGACAGATGTTAGCTCTTGATTCTTagaactttaatattttattagtagGGATAATGGGACTCAAGTACTCGCTGGTGCAAAGGATCACATGACTTTTATCTAGGGCAGCAGGACCCTCATTCGGCTCTCTTGCACCAGATTGTTGGAGTATaaattctggttctgccacttacttgctGTGCGGCCTTGGACAAGCTACTTTACTCCTCTCTGCCTCTATTTTCTGGGCTGTGACATGACTATCATAATACCTGCACTTCATAGGAACCATCCATCCCGTAAGTATTTCTGAAGTGACCCCCACtccaggcactcttctaggtgATGGGGATACATCaattaacaaaatagataaaaattccTGCCCTTGTGGGATGTTagaattacattctttttttttttttaatgtttatttatttttgaaagagagagaggaacagagagtgcaagcaggggaggggcagagtgagagggggacagaggatccaaagtgggctctgtgctgagagcagagaacccgatgtggggctcaagcccccaaaacgcgagatcatgacctgcgccgaattcggatgctcaaccaagccacccaggtgcccttggaatTATGTTCTTAAATACACACAAGGTATTCAGAACagtacctgacacacagtaagtatTATGTGTGtcgaatatatatatgaaacattctGAACTCGTCTCTGCATAGCATTCTGAAAGTTACATTGTGCATCCATAATATTCCTTACCACAAAGCACGTGTGCCTGAAATTTAGAGGACAGGAAACCAATTCTTCCTCCCACTTGCCTCAACAGAGGGGGTTACATCTTGCAGTAGGTGATTTGGATGAGACCCTCTGTAGACTCCATCTCAGCAAAAACGTACCAAGGGCTCACCCTAAAGGGGGTGGGAGGACAGATCCAACCAGCTTACTTGTTCTGAGCATTTCCAAACTTGCCGAAGGGATCCCCGGCCTGCCCTCCATCCCCGGTGAAGATGTACAGGTAGCCGTCCACACCGAAAAGAAGTTGTCCACCATTATGATTTGAGGCTGGTTCTTCTATCTCCAAGATGACTctggaaggagaagaaaccaTGCATGAGGCTTTGATACAAACTGAAACTACATCCTCCTGAGAGACCGAGAAATGGCTCGTCCCATCCAGCCAAGACCTGCTTCAGAGTTTCCAATGATCACAAAGCTTGGAGCTCGGAGACACTGGAAGGAGACACTGACTctggaaggagaagaaaccaTGCATGAGGCTTTGATACAAACTGAAACTGCATCCTCTTGAGAGACCGAGAAATGACTGGTCCCATCCAGCCAAGACCTGCTTCATAGTTTCCAATGATCACAAAGCTTGGAGCTCTGAGACACCCCTTGTTTCCCAGTATGACTCCTTCATGGATCATTCTTCTTTCAGATCGTGATTTCATGAGCTGTGGACACAGCCAGGGTAACAATCACTCTTTTGGGGGGCTCggccttcctctctgctccaccAGAACTCTTAACCCCTTCCTTTGCACAGCCCAGCAGGGATTAATCAATCAGTTCTCCAAACTCTTTTCAATCCCCCAACCTGGCTatatgggaaaagagagagaaggcagaaaggaaagaaggacaaaAGGCAGAGTGGTAGAGTGGAAAGACCATGAGCTTGGAGTCAGAATTAAGTGCTTTATCTGATTGGGCATCGATAGATCTATGGCCTTGTGCCACAGCTTCCTGTGAGGGTAGTTTCCACGTTCAAGCTAAAGGGCCTGGAATCCAATGGCCACACAATAATCAGAGGCCACTATTACGTTTAATATATTGACTTGATCTATAATCATTTCTCAAGCCCTTGTGGCTGCTGGCCATTGCTTACAATTCTGTAAAAACAAGCAAGCATGGTTCTGATTAGGTAACTCTAAGGGATGGCCATACGCCACAAAGACCCTCGACTCAGAAGCCTAACTTGTCTGTCCTTGTTATTCAACAATGACTCCTTTGTCAACATTAGAAGCTAGTGGCTCTGAAACCAGAAACTTTTCCCTCTATAGCCTCAGAGGACAGACTGGCATTATTTTGGGACACAGCCCAAAGTTGCCCATTCTCATGGGCACATCTCACCTTTCTGATTTGGGGTCGGCTTTGTTGGGATCAGCCCGAGAAACCTTCATCTCACTGATCCGGATCTTTTCTACCTTCTTCTTGCCCAGACATGAATAATAGATGTAGAATCTGCGGTTGCGGCGGAATCTGGGATGGAAAGCCAATCCCAAGAAGCCTCTCTCATCCCCTACCCACGGAGTAGTCAGTACGATGTTCTTGAGGTCCAAAAACGGTTGTTCCAGGTGACTCCCGTCAGGCAGATAGACCCATACCACCCCCACCTGCTCGGCCACAAAGAAGCGACGGGTGCCGTCCCCCGCGTGGACCATGGAGACGGGGTTCCTCAACCCGTTGGCCACCTCGGTcaggcagagctggaggcagcCCCGGCCATCCTCAGCCACCACCCCCAGGTTGCGGTTGAGATGGTCATTCCTCAAGACGTTAGGGAAGCAGTAGTCCTTGTCGGGAAGGTTGAGGAGGTGACAGAAGTGGGCACTATCCTTTTCCCGTGTCTCCCGGAGGCGGCGGTCATTGGTCAGTAGGGAGATGGCAGAGTGGCAGTTCGAGTGGAAGGCAGAGCAGTAGTCGGAGCAGAGGCCAGGAAGGTTCCGGAGGGGCGTCTGAGGGTTCTCCGCATCGTAGAGATGGGCTGCGTAGGGTGAGCACTCctggaaagaaacagaagcccAGCTGGTAGTCG from Lynx canadensis isolate LIC74 chromosome F1, mLynCan4.pri.v2, whole genome shotgun sequence includes:
- the HHIPL2 gene encoding HHIP-like protein 2, with translation MLRTSLARAPSLPTSSGIFHLCLTCLLGQVGLLQGHPQCLDYGPPFQPLLHLEFCSDYESFGCCDQQKDHRLAARYRVIMDYLDLKGHELCGGYIKDILCQECSPYAAHLYDAENPQTPLRNLPGLCSDYCSAFHSNCHSAISLLTNDRRLRETREKDSAHFCHLLNLPDKDYCFPNVLRNDHLNRNLGVVAEDGRGCLQLCLTEVANGLRNPVSMVHAGDGTRRFFVAEQVGVVWVYLPDGSHLEQPFLDLKNIVLTTPWVGDERGFLGLAFHPRFRRNRRFYIYYSCLGKKKVEKIRISEMKVSRADPNKADPKSERVILEIEEPASNHNGGQLLFGVDGYLYIFTGDGGQAGDPFGKFGNAQNKSSLLGKVLRIDVNGAGSDGRRYRVPRDNPFVAEPGAHPAVYAYGVRNMWRCAVDRGDPVTRRGRGRMFCGDVGQNRFEEVDLIVKGGNYGWRAKEGFECYDRKLCHNASLDDILPIYAYGHAVGKSVTGGYVYRGCESPNLNGLYIFGDFMSGRLMALQEDRKTKKWKKRDICLGSTESCAFPGLISTYSKFIISFAEDEAGELYFLATSYPSAYLPHGSIYKFVDPSRRAPPGKCKYKAVPVKTRSKRVRFRPLTKTVLDLLKEQSEKAARKLSNATSASRPVRTSSLKGPSRKPASPTSSRKTFRGPGTKKRARVWSPGSQGKRKMTRKSHSGRVRQSRAGRSFRRPFLSGWLAGGRARGESPRPMGAPAAELGL